The sequence CACGCGGCTGGGCGGGACGCACGTCCTCCACCACCCCGCGCCCGATCGGCTTCAGGGAAGAATGCTGGTGCGCGAGTTCCTCGCGGACCGTGTAGCGGTTGAGCAGCTCACCCACCCGCATCTGCGTGGTGAGAATCTCGAGCTCGTGCTCCTTCGTCTCCACCTCGATGCGGTGCACCTCCCGGCGGGCCTCGACCTGCCGGTTCATGTAGTAGGCATGCGTCACGCCACCGAACGCCGCGACCACCGCCCCGGCGATGACCGAAAGGTAGGTGGTGAAGTGGCTGCGCGGGATATCTGTGCGACGGCGGTTCATGTTGGGGCTAGAAGCTCGGCGACCCGCAGTTTCGCACTGCGGGCCCGAGGGTTCTGGGAGATTTCCTTCGTGGTGGGTGCCACGGCTTTCCGCACCAGGAGGCGGAATTGGTAGTCCGGATTCGGCCGTGGATCGGGCCAGCCGGGTTCGTCCAGCCAAGCGGTGGAGCGGTAGCGCAGGAAGCGCTTCACCATCCGGTCCTCCAGGCTGTGGAAAGTGATGATCAGGAGCCGCCCGCCGGGCTTCAGCACGCGGGTGGAGGCTTCGAGCGCCTTGGCAAGGGATTCGAGTTCCTCGTTCACCGCCATCCGGATCGCCTGGAAGGCGCGGGTGGCGGGGTGGGTCTTGCCGTGGCGGCCGATGGCCTTTTCGATGCAGGTGGCGAGAGCGGTGGTGGTGTCGAACGGGCGGCGGGCGCGGTGCTCGACGATGGCGGCGGCGATGCGGCGGGCCTTCGGCTCCTCGCCGTATTCAAAGAGGAGCTTGGAAATCTCCGCCTCCGGCCAGGTGTTCACGATCTCCGCCGCGGTGCGCGGGCTGGACGGCCCCATGCGCATGTCGAGCGGGCCTTCCCGCATGAAAGAGAACCCGCGCCCTGCGGCGTCGAGTTGATGCGAAGATACCCCGAGGTCCAAGAGCAGGCCATCGGCCTGTTCCCCCCCTCGGACCTCGGGGGTCTCTTCAAAATCGGCGAAATTGCCTTCCCAGGTGGAAAACCGGTCACCGTATTGCGCCAGCCGCTTGCGGGCGTAGGCCAGCGCCTCCGGATCGCGGTCGATCCCGAGCACGCGGGCTCCCGTGGCGAGCAGCGCGCCGCTGTGGCCGCCACCGCCGAGGGTGCCATCGATGATGAACTTGCCCGGGCCGGCTGCCATCCACTCGTTCACCTCGTCCGGCAGGACCGAAAGGTGGTAGTGCGGCAGCTCGCCACCGGCGGCTTGTTCCGGAGCTTCCATGTGGAAAGAAGGGGTCGCCCGCGCCGACAACCAGCCAGAAGCGGCACGGACGACCTTGTTGAGGAGCGAAAGAGGGGCTGTCCCGAGAACCCTCTCACGCCCAGCCAGGAAAGTGTCCGACCGCCGTTCCGGAAACCAGCCAGGAACCGGAACGACAGTCGGCATTTGAGTGGCGGAAAGAAGCGCTGTCCCGAGTGCTTCTGCCCGCCCAGCCAGGAAAATCCGGGACGCCCGCGCCGACAACCAGCCAGAAGCGGAGCGGACGGCCCATTTGAACGGCGAAAGAGGTACTGTCCCGAGAAACCTCCTCCGCCCAGCCAGGAAAATTTCCGGTCCCCGCTCCGCCAACCAGCCAGGAGTGGAGCGGACGACCGGTGCAAGGGATGCCGGAGCCGCTGTCCCGAGCGTGCTCCGCAATCCCGCCATGGAAATCAGTCCCAACCCCGGCGCCTGGGCGTCGGAGACCGGAGTCGCCGCAGGGTGCGTCGCTCCAAGTGCCGAAGTTGGTGGGGTGAACAGCATGTCTGCCGTTGGGTGTGGGTGAGTGTCTGTGAAATCAAAGGACTCCGAGTTCGTCCTCGTCGTCCTGGTTCATCTCGATCTCGAGCACGCGGTCGTGGTTCGCCTTGCTCCAGATCTCGAAATGTTTTCCGCGTCCGGCCAGGACCACTTCGGCTTCCGCCTCGATCCCGGCTTTCTCGCTCAAATCCTTTGGAACGAGCAGCTTTCCCTGGTCGTTCAGCGATGCCTCGCGGCAAAGCATGTACAGGCTGTCCAGCGTCGCCCGCTTTTTGGCGGGAGTCAGGTCGCTGGCCTCCACGACCGCCACCCGCTCGTCAAAGGACTCCTGCGTCAGGACCTTGATGACCGGCATGCCGTGCGTTTTGGAAAACAGCAGCCGAAGCACCTCACCAGGAGCTGGGCGCCAACCGGGCTGAATGGAGACCCGGAACTTGGGGTCCATCTTGTATGGCGAGAAGCCAAAGTAGCGCTGACCGGTGGTGCTCAACTCGGGGGAGAGGTTCGCTTCAGTGCCCCGAAGTACACCAGAGAAC comes from Luteolibacter sp. LG18 and encodes:
- the rsmH gene encoding 16S rRNA (cytosine(1402)-N(4))-methyltransferase RsmH, with product MEAPEQAAGGELPHYHLSVLPDEVNEWMAAGPGKFIIDGTLGGGGHSGALLATGARVLGIDRDPEALAYARKRLAQYGDRFSTWEGNFADFEETPEVRGGEQADGLLLDLGVSSHQLDAAGRGFSFMREGPLDMRMGPSSPRTAAEIVNTWPEAEISKLLFEYGEEPKARRIAAAIVEHRARRPFDTTTALATCIEKAIGRHGKTHPATRAFQAIRMAVNEELESLAKALEASTRVLKPGGRLLIITFHSLEDRMVKRFLRYRSTAWLDEPGWPDPRPNPDYQFRLLVRKAVAPTTKEISQNPRARSAKLRVAELLAPT
- a CDS encoding division/cell wall cluster transcriptional repressor MraZ, with the protein product MSTTGQRYFGFSPYKMDPKFRVSIQPGWRPAPGEVLRLLFSKTHGMPVIKVLTQESFDERVAVVEASDLTPAKKRATLDSLYMLCREASLNDQGKLLVPKDLSEKAGIEAEAEVVLAGRGKHFEIWSKANHDRVLEIEMNQDDEDELGVL